The nucleotide window TTTGCAGCCTTCTGTACACGGGTGTGTTTAAGTAACTTAATCATGTTTACATCCAAATAACACTTCTAGCTCTGTATATTGGTCTAAATTAGGTCagaatgaatgtgtgtttggtttCAGGCTGGACCAAACAGATGGCACTTACTAATGCACAGCCCCTGGCTTGTTGGCTGACACCAGCTGAAGTTATCAGCCAGAGAGGGATTCAGTCATTTAATCAAGCTTAAATCCATTAGGCTATTGTGTGAGAAGGGCATCCTAATTGAACTGACTAAAATGAGGCTGAGCCAAACATGGGCCGGCATGGGTTTCAGATTCTAACCACACTGTTCTTTTGCTGTTCTCGACCACACAGGTGaagatgtgagagagagtgaggagccTAAGTCCTTGTCGTCACGCAgtctggaggaagagaagagcgACTGTACCAGAGACTCTGGGTGCTTCATCCCATCAGAATGCACCGACAACAGCAAAGAGGATACAGACAACCAAGGGGAGCCACATACCGTTTAACCACCCATGGAGATAACAATCAACTAGCATATTATAAAGAGTTACTATCCTTTATGTACCACATCATGCCTACAATTGATGAACTGTGACACAGTTGTATTGTCCTTCTAAAcattttcccccctctctgagCTTCTGTGTACTATGCAACTTTTCTATGTACTTAAAAAAACTTACGTACTTGTGAAAGCCTGCCACCAAGATGTTGACATATATTTGGATAGCTTGTAAAGGACACTGCGACGGCTGATGAGAGGATTGTGTTCCATTCTGTTCTTAGTGTGTTTGTAATATTTCCACTTTTTGATGGTTGTATGTAatatattctgtgtgtgtgtgtgtgtttgtgtgtgtgtgtatgtatgtgtgtgtgtgtgtgtgcgtgtgtaagagAGTGTTTATTTGAATGATTTTTAAAGATTTTCAAAAGTAACTGTTTTTGTAAATACAACTGAAAGTATAAACATAATCTATGCCATCCTAATAAACTATTTATGCAAAATTATGAGAACCTGTTTTCCTTTAAGTGGATGTTAATGAGCATCCTTGTACTTGTATTTGACAAGAATGGAAATACAATGTACAGATGTGTAATAAAGAAGAACTTAGTAGTACTCATTCACTGCATCAGGAAAGTATTCACAGAGCTTCACTTTTTCCACCTGTTGTTATGTTAGAGCCTtaaaatcattttttttctgtcaaaattCTACAAACAATAACCCATAATGACAAAGTGAAAAAGgttgtttacattttttttttatagattttGCTTTACGtaagtattcacagcctttgctcaatactttgttgaagCACCTTTGTCTCAAGCAGCCTCAAGTCTTTTTGAATATGATGCTACAAGATTGGCACACCTATTTTTGGTAAGTTTCTCCCATTCTTCTTTCCAGGACCTctcaagctccatcaggttggATGGGGAACGTCAGTGCACAGCTCTCAGATCTCTCCAGAGATGTTCAATCGGGTTCAAGTCTGGGGTGCCTGGGCCACTCAAGGCCATTTGCAGAGTTGTCCCGAAGCCACTCCTTTGTTATCTTGCCTGTGGACCTGTTGGAGGATGAACCTTTCCTGCAGTCTGAGTCCACATAgcgctctggagcaggttttcATTAAGGATGTCTCTGTACATTGCTGCATTTATCTTTCCCCTCGTTCCTGACTAGCCTCCCAGTTCCTCCCGCTGGAAAATGTCCCCACAGCATGATGCTGCTGCCACAACCATGCTTCACTGTAGGGATGGTATTAGCCAGGTGATGAGCGGTGCCTGGTTTCCTCTAGACATGATGCTTGGCATTCAGTCCAAAGAGTTCAATATTTGTTACATCAGAACAGAGCATTTTGTTTTTCATGGTCTAAGAGTCCTTAAGGTGCCTTTTGGCAAACTCCGGGCAGGGTTTCATGTGCCTTTTACTGAGGAGTGGCTTCCGTCTTCCGGCAACGCTGGAGCTCTGTCAGAGTGACCATCGGATTCTTGGTCACCTCCCTGACTAAGGCCGTTCTCCCCCGATCACTCAGTTTGGCCAGGTGGCCAACTCTAGGAAGAGTCCTGGTGGTTCCAAACTTCTTCCATTTAAGGATGATGGAGGCCACTGTGCTCATTGGGACCTTTAATGCCGCTGACATATTTCAGTTTTGGGTTGCTGGAAATGGTAGTCTGGTAGTGACATAATCAGGACGCAGTAAACTTTCCAAAAGAACAATGTAACTACATTATCCACAAAAAACAATCATAAACTGACAGTGATGTGTTTAAGATCAAAATATTGCACTGGGTTTTACCTTACTCagcttattttttattttttccattTGCTTTGCAACACAGAATGGTGATTTAAAGAATGACATATTGTTGATGGTGTAATTCTGCCGATATAACCTTTCATGTACAAGATAAACGATATGACACATTCATTTGATTTTCTCTGTGTTTTCCCATTTTAAAATGAGTACGTATTAGATGTTAGCCCATTGTGTAAAGCAGTTCTGGACGTTGATTTTACCCATAATGTCCTAATTTTATATGTTTATGTTGTCTCCCTTGATTAAAATTCACCTTTGGATTTCAGTTAGAATATGCTTTTCAGAGTATTATTTTTGCTCATGGTTGTGTCCATGAGGTAGCATTTGTAGGTGAAGGCCTATTGTAGTCTATACTAGAATTAAATTACTAAATTCAGCAATAAATTAAAATAGGACTGAAGTTATGTCTTGACTGAGCAACAGTCAAGACATGAGTGTTTCCAGTTACCATGTTTATGCATGCGTAATTTTCACACGTAGCCTACAGTGCATctggaaagtattcacagcgcttCACTTTTTCTAAATGTTGTCATGTTACAGCCGTAATCcaaaattaattaaattattttttccctcaaaattctacacacaatatGCAATAATGATAATGTGAAAAAAAGCTATATTGAAATATTTGCAAAtctatttaaaataaaaaaacgtacATGTGCTAAAAGTGAAAAataagtattcacagcctttgccatGACACTCAAAATGGAGCTAACATTTTTCTGTACACTTCCCCAGATACGATCCTGTCTCGAAGTTCTACAGACAATTCCTTGAATTTCATGGCTCGGTTTGTGCTCTGACATAGACTGTCAAATGTGGGACATTATATAGACAGGTGTGTGCATTTCTAAATTAGGCCTATGTCCAATCAACTGAATTTACCAAGGGTGGACATTTCAAGAATGATCAGTGGAAACAGGATGCTTGAAAgaatactttccggatgcaTGTGAAAATGACCACATGTATAAACATGGTAACTGAAAACACTTCTTCTGTTGCTCAGTCAAGACATAACTCCTATTTTAATAAATTGCTGAATTTAGTTACTTCTAATGTAGACTACAGTACATCTACAAATGCTACCTCAAGGACACAACCAAGAGAAAAAATAAGCATGTTATGACTGAAAATCCAAAGGCGAATTTTAATAATAAGGGAGACAACATAAACATACTAAACTTCTGACATTAAGGGAAAACTCAACGTCCAGAAGTGTAGTCTGATCTAGTAGCCAATGGTCTAATTTTAAGATGGGAAAACAGCAGAAAAAGCTAACAAATGTGTCATATATTTGATCTTGTACCTGGAACGTTATATCGGCAGAATTACACCATCAACAATGTCATTCTTTAAATCACCATTCTGTGttgaaaaataaatagaaaaaaTGTACAATAGGCTGCTTAAGGTAAAACCCAGTGTAACATTTTGGTCTTGAACACATTACTATAAAGACGTCAGTCTTTGATTGTTTTTTGTGGTTATTGTAGTTGTATTATTTTTTCGGAAAGCTTACCGCGTCCTGATTACGTCACTACCGGACTACATTTTCCAGCCACCTAAAACTGAATGTAACGTTGACGTGTTGTTCGTGGTAAATCATCAAAACCGGTAAAACGCAGATGCTGTAGCTTTCAATAGTTAAGTATTTAAGTCACCTCGGGTTTTGATTGAGGAAATATCTGTTTTTTTCTCTTGGTAATTAGTGTTTGGCAATGGCAGGAGAAATGTCAATTTTCGGTAAGTAGCCTACAGATAAAGAATGATGATGTCGTCCGCTTGGGAAGTACTACTAGTCTAGCCGTCAGGCTAATGAATATAGCCTTACCTACTGTACCCATTTCCAAGTTAGCCAGATGTTCTTTTGATGTAAAGCTACCCTAATGTTGGTCATTGACATAAGTGTTCATTTAATCTCGGAAATACTTGCGTTTACAAATCTAACTTGGTACAGTAATGTCAGGCAGTATCAATTACAACCTCGATAGTAGTTCGGAACCAGCACTAAAACAGTGCTTAAGTCGCTTCATGTCAAGTTTATTTGATTGCCTGATTAGAATGAGTTTAGTTAAACGGTTTGTAAATGTCACCATATCATCATGGTTCAGGATTTGGGCAGGAAAGCCTCAGAATTTAAATCAGTgagttgttatcaagctcttaATCCATGACAAAATTACTATCTTCATCAAATCAATGTCCCTTATCTCTTTGTTTTGCAGGGGGCACTATTTTGGCTCTGTTCCTTGCAGGCTATCTGGGTCAACAGTACCTGCCTCCCCCGAAGCCCAGGGTGATTGGTCTGGATCTGGGGACTACCTTCTGTTCAGTGGGGGTCTTCCACCCAGGCACAGGGGAGGTGGAAGTAATTGGAGATGAAGAGGGAAGGAATAGCATACCCAGTGCTGTGTCCTTCACTACTACTGAGGTACTAGTGGGCCATGATGCCCAGGACCTGGCTGACAGTAATCCTCAAAACACCATCTATGATGCCAAAAGGTTCATTGGGAAGCTGTTTGAACAGGAGCTCCTTGAGCAGGAAAGTGCTCGATACCCGTTCAAGGTGTGTGATGGCTGCTCAACTACTGAATAGATCATTGTCATGTAACCAAACTAATGCCTATTCACATATTCCTCAAAGAATAAGTTATCTACCTGGGTATTGGGTAATGTtcgttaaagatcctgtaaagtggaattgaaaatgagtttttagTTCATCACACCCAtccaaatttgaatgaaaaacaaacccagacaagtatgttaagtTAGGCTTGAAATTGTGAGAACATCAGCAGTCTCCTCTGCTTGATacggaagggggggtgggggccctCGCCTGGAGGAACTGAATCTCCGCCCCCTAGAATGTATTGAATtttgcaacaacagcaacactagctaaattaaTATGgaatggaatttgctttacggGATCTTAAGGCTTACAATATGTAATGTTGTGTGGCACTTTACACCTTACACTTTACTTTACACTTTATGCCATAACCATTAGTCCTGAACTATGTGCACACATTTTTCAGGTGATAAACAACAATGGTAGTGCTGAGTTTCTGGTCTCCACCAACCAAACCTTCACGGTGACCCCGGAGTTCATTGGGTCTCGGCTCCTGCTGAAGATGAAGAAGATGGCAGAACGACATCTGGGAGTGCCCATTCAGAGGGCAGTCATATCTGTGCCAGCAGAGTTTGACGAAAGGCAAAGAAATTACACTATCCGGGCTGCTAATCTAGCTGGTCAGTATATCAACTGTTTGATAACTTGTGATGTAAACAAAGGCACCTTGCTCAGTGACATAGCAAAGAGTAAAATGAAAATGATTACTGGGTTACTCTCTGATGTAATAGACTGGACCCCACATTATGCCGATAATACAGTGAATCTAGAGCTGGGCGGTATGGCCTAAAATGTATATTACGGTATAATTTGAAGTACGGACGGTAACAgtatatattgcaatatatttgtttttcgtAACATTTCTAGTACATTTGTTTGAATAGCTCATATGTAGCTTTCAACAGGACGTTTATGGGATCACAAGAAAACTTAGTTCAATGTTTTGTAGTGAGCTAGCTATAACAGATTATTACATGGCTTAATACTTGATTCTATTGGCCTAAAATAAACATTAATAATTCTAACCAACCTGGCATCTTTGCTTGCATGGCTACACTATTCCATGCTGCATTTTTCTCTACGTCAAAGCCAGAAAACGATGCTCTTCTCCATCTGTGCAATACTTGTTATAAGGATGGCGAAGATTGCTTGCTATGTTTGCGTAGAGTGATTGTAATATTGCATTAAAGTTCCTTACAGTAATTTTATGCCGTGAATGGGGCTTTGACAAATCTTATTTCTGGAAAGCTCTACCGCGGTTAGCACGGTATAGTCCAAATCCATATCGTAGGCCAAATTCATACCATCCACCCCTAAGTGAATCCAATGTGTGACTTGTCTCCCTAACACTGACAGGGCTGGAGATTCTCAGAGTTATCAATGAGCCTACGGCTGCAGCGATGGCCTATGGGCTGCACAAGGTGGACGTGTTCAACGTGCTGGTTGTTGACCTGGGAGGAGGCACTctagatgtttctctgctcaACAAACAGGGGGGCATGTTCCTCACTAGAGCCATGGCAGGTAGGTGGAGAGGGAGTAGTTAGTAATTACTCGTCATTGTCTTTAACTTTTTGTGTTTATTGGGTGGCAACACTAATGTGTCTTCATCTGTTCTAGGTAACAACAAGCTAGGAGGCCAGGACTTCAGCCAGAGGCTCCTCCAGTACACCATGGAACAAGTCCACCAGCAGTAtggcctcccccccaccctcaaagAGGACATCCACCGCCTCCGACAGACTGTGGAAGCGGCCAAACTCAACCTCACCCTGCAGCCTAGTGTCCAGCTCCAGGTAGCCCTCCACCTGGATGCCCCCGAGAGCCTGGAGGTTCCCCAAGGCTCTACTAAAGGACCAGTGCTTTTCCAAGCCGTCGTCACCCGCGAGCTGTTCGAGGAGCTCAATGCCGATCTCTTCCGGAAGATTCTGGACCCTGTCGAGACAGTGCTGGCTGAGGGCCACCttgggaaggaggaggtggacgaGATCGTCTTGGTCGGGGGTTCCACCAGGATTCCACGGATCAGGAGGCTGATCAGTGAATATTTTGGGAAGGAGCCCAACACGTCTGTGGACCCAGACCTGGCTGTAGTGACTGGGGTGGCCATCCAGGCAGGCATCATGGGGGGCTCCTGGCCCCTGCAAGTCAGCGCCATAGAAATACCCAACAGACACCTGCGCAAGACGAACTTCAACTGACAGCATCGCTTGCTGCAGGGAAAGATGGACTTAAAATGATGATCTGCGCTTCAACTGACCATGCTTCTCCATACAACTAATTGTTTGCCGAGTTAAAATCTCCAGCTTTATTGGGTACTGAAATGTCATGGACAAGCCCCTTTTGAAGCTTGGATACTGGAGAACACCATCTCATGTTTTATTGATTGTTATAGAAGATTTCAATCATGTTAAATTCAGGGAACAATATTTTTCAAATGAGGCCAGCCAATACACATGCCATTTTATtaccattttatttatttttttaggtgtgaatgtgagtgtgtatttaaTTCCCATCCCAATGTGCGTGTGCCTTTTTCCTGAGGGCTGCTAAAGTTAAGTTGTGCATTGTTGTGTTCACACCACTGAGAAGTTTAATAATATGCAGTCCAACAGCTTTGCATACTTAGCTTCGATTAGTGTTATAAGAAGTTAGCATTTTGTGTGCTGATTTCTTGTCACTGTCATTGTATTTGATGAGATATTGAAAGGAAATAAGGGTCATCCCTGTTGTTGCACTTTAAAAACTAACAGTACCCAATTTGTCTGTTGCTATATTGCATCTTTTTTCACACACTGGCTTAACACTCATGCCTAAAGTAGTTCTCAGCAAGTGTTCTTCAATACTAACAGTATATTGAAGTACCTCTGTGCCACATAAGGACCAAATGGTCACATATGGTGCCAGTTGAATGTGTTGAGAAACAAAAATTTGTTTTATAGGAAACATGGTCAATCCTACATATTGACTGAAGAGCATAACGTGGTTACAGAATAATGATATAACTCTTTTGTGAAAATTTACAGTCACTAATGCATTCCAAAATTACATTGGAATCCTTTGATAGCAAATAAACAATATAAATACTGTATTCCCTGGCTACTGTTGTTACATTACATATCCTAAAATATTTATGGGATACATTTGGATGTTTTTGTTCAACATTCAACCACAGCTTTTTTTGTACTGAATTTAAAATCAGCAATCTTGTACTATAACCATATTTTCTATGTTAACGTTGAAAATGCTTGAATTACCTGATTTTCAGGCAAATAAAATTCCATTCCTGAGAATGTTTTCATCTCTTTCTACTATGCAGAGCAAATTGCTGGAACAGAAAATACAACTCAAAATCAAATCATAATCAAcccattcaaacaaacttatttTCCCATATTTAATTTGCGAGACAACACGCAGCATCcaaaataaatatgtattacAATAAAGGACACATAAATACAGACTGGATTTACTAAAAAAACAACCTTCAGGGTCACTATGGGATTCAGGTCAAACTTTACATAATAAACTCAATACCAGGAACTTTGGTACCAGAAGCATTTTAATGTTCACTTCTGAGGCACAATAATACCAAAagtaaatgaacacattttggATTCATTTGATTGCCTGTTGGGAACCATTATAATATAGCCTACCTTAACAGCTTATAGCAACTTTCACAGTCAAGAAACTCCACTTTATTTATTGATATCATGTTACCCTTTAAAACAGTAGATATGAGATGATGCATTTTTTGTTTTCTAAAACCACAAAGATACATTTTCTAATTGAATTATAAAGTTGTTCATCAAAGAACAGAGATTATTACTTGACTTTGATAACTTCAACACTATTGCTAGTATGCATCACGAtcaagtttcaaataaaatgtctCAATCGTCCATAGCATCTAAAAACAACCATTTTGTGCAGTTACCTgtaagcacacaaacacgccaACTGCACATTTCTAGTAATATGTCTACACAGTCATAATACGCACAATACATTATACACaatcttaaaaaaaatacattcacaAACTCAAAAAGCATAACTTTACAAGTCATCCTGTTGACATTTTACCAACCTGACAAGAGCTCAGCTCACAGGTCACTTGATATTGTTACTACATGCATGAAGGAAATGTTCCATGTCTGTTAAAATAATTGTTACAGCTTGTAAATATTTCACTCTGAGGAGAAGGCAAGACCTCTGTAaacagtttgtgtttttgttcttattttttatataaagtTAGTTTACTGCACTGGTGTGCCAAAACAAGGCAGGCACACGCTACACATCAAGATTCATGCTGTAATATTGGTTCAGGAAATAAAAAACAAGTTGAAGAACATTTTGCCATATGACTGTGCCTGCAGTGCACACTATAAAGTGACAGATCTGAGAAACCACCAAAAGATCAGAACCACCAGTAGAGCTTATAAGATTAAGACATTTCTTTATAGTAGCAAGCATGAGAAACTGATGGGCTTCCAAAACAACTAGAAGATGGAGTGGAGTCCACATATTTTGGCTAATCAGTTCAGCAATAGAAAGTGCTTGTGGTCCCACATATGACAAGCGAAAGCAATACTTATTTACAGAATGCACACTAAGCAATGGATGGGTGGTGACCAGGTTTTTATCAGAGATACAGCAGTCTCTCAATGAATCAGTAGCACAGAGCAATAGACTGAAAACTATCTGGATGCACTGAATGAGAACCAAAACTATCTTACAATCAAGTTACTTGGAGATCGGTTTCTCCCCCTCCTAGTTTTCGGTTCCCTCCTGCTACAATAGAGCAGTGTCTGTCAGTAGATTCCCATTGGGTGAGTTTGAGTCAGTGAGAGATGCCTTGGTTGGTGTAGTAGTCATCATAGCCGTTTTCCATGTACTCCCCAGCACTGCTCACTCCATTGCTCACCTCTGGGGGGCACCAGATGAAAGGGAATTCAGTGAGCACAATCTTTCCATCCACATATGCTGTCTTGGCAGTAAATAAATCAGTACACCACATCCACAGCTTCGTACTACAACAGTGCAACTCAGTCAaaacatatgcccatagaaacTTCCGGATTTTAAATGAAGCCTACACTTTCTTGTAGGCTTTTTGTACTGATCATTGATCAGCGAATACCCTTCGTCTGACTCACCTTTCATCCCCCAGCACAACTGGCTGGAGAACCAGACTGGGCTGTCTACAAGCCCTGACCCCCTCACACACGACGAAGGGGTTCTGACGGGTGACGGAAGGGAaggcagaggaaggagggaggatggcaGCGGGGCGGACAgagactggggaggggagggatggaggcatGGAGCGAAGCGCTTGTCGCCGGAGGAggatggacagatggagaggaggtggtGAGGAGTTGGTGGTCGTACGCACAGGATGAGGCTGCTACTGCGGCCGACCTTGTAAGGGAGGAGGACATTCACAAACACTCAGAGAGATGCATGCTGGGATGGGATCATACAAAGACAGTGTCCAGATACTCTGAAACGGTTCCCTCTCGTCCATCTCCATGAGATATGCTCAAGCCAGCAAACTTATTTAGCatagagacaggacaggaagccGTGTCAGATTATATTGCGACCAAAGACGCACAACAACAAACACGTGAGGACAGGAGAAACAGACACGAGTGGACGACTTCACGCGGGCCATCCGTCTCACCTTACCAGAGAAGATGAGCTTTTCTTTCATGATGTTAACATCTCTGCTGGCCCTCCTCACGGCAGCACTCAGCATGATCTGTTCAGGGTTGTAGCTGCGCATGCCACTCATCCTCCACCTGCAGGCAAACCACACCGGAGGTCAACAGGCATGCTGGTACAGCGAGGCGTAACCAGGGTTACTGCTGCCTATGATCACAAAGGATGGGGTTGACAATGTGGAGCTATACTAGGTCGGTCATTTTGTTTTCACATGGAGTCCGTCAAATGATGAGATTCTAGTTTTATTGGTATGAATGAGCACATTTAACACACAGAAATTTAAGGGTAGAATTGAAATTATGCTGGCAGCTTTGGTGTGATGACAACAAATATTTGCAATTCACATTGATTGTATTTGATTTCGTAATCTGACAACATGTCAGTTCATACCTTCGGAGACAGGAATCTATAAAGAACAGACTGAAAGAGATTGGAACCTTTGCATCACAAATTACACAGACATCCGTTGATGGAAGCTTCCGGGCTTCAATAAAGGGATTCCCTGATGACTCTACTGTAACGCATTTGCAACATTTACAAATGATAATGTGCCCAGGCACTTAAAGAAAACGGCAAACGAGAAGCTTGTCCGAATCCAACAAAATAAACTTCAACAAGCATTCCCTAATTTACTAAAGACTTGCAAGCCGTTCATTTTATAAGATGAACTGTAAATCTTTAGCAAGTGAGTAATGGCCCAGTCACTTCTAGCTGTGTGGGTAAAAGCACTGCTTGTTGTGATGCGTGCTGTAAAGATGTATGCCAAGATGCAGGTGGTAGATGGCTTGCTATGTTTTTAGCCCCCTCTAGAGGGGATAAGAAGTGGCAGCAGAGTAGTTGACAACGATACAGGTGAGTGAGTGGCTgaaaggagaaagacagaaagagagaccgagtgagagtgagatagaaagagacagagaatctGGAGATGGCTAGAAAGAAATTGGTGGAGATGCTGAAAGGACAGAGATCGAAGAATTGCTCCGGAAGAGGAAATTAAGgtaggagagaaagtgagatgcGCGGTaatgaaaggaggagaagagcattGAGGGTCAGCAGAGGTGACCTAGTTACCTGATCATGTGATAGCTGAGAGATGCCAGAatgcagcagagaggaggaggaggagcatgcacatcaggcagagcagagaggaagaaagtaggaggaggaaaaaaaaggacAAAAGAAGGCGGAGACAAGAGGTCAGTTTAGAAGCTGGTAGCGGCTAGCATTTAGCTTAGCATAGCAAACCCACACTATTAGGCCTTAGACACACAGGGATCTCGACATCCAtccagagagataaagaaggcTTGGACAGAAAGTTGTGACAGAACTCAAAGGGTTACATTCTGTTGTTTCCATATATCGTTTCATATTTATAAGCTGCACTGAAAAAATAACTGAATGAAACAATGAAAACTAAGAAACAATTTATTTGATTGGGTCAACAACCCTTGGGAGCATATTCTGCAGGTCTCCAATGACTAAACCTGAGTACAACTGATgtgtcacccctccctccagtcagGGTTTCACCCATTTGCTGGGAAATGACTTGTTAATAACCATTAAACAATTACATGTATTCCCAGTAGAGTAGACACAACAACAATACTTCTGCCAGCCACTAAAGGAGGCTATCAGCAACTCTGAACAAGCTGGAGCGGCACACAAATGAACAAAGATCTTCAAACGTGAAACTAAAGTCAACAACTACAGCCTTTATTAGGAGAAAAGTTGTTTCTCGAGAAAACAAGCCACTGAATAATGTTACTATGTGTGCAACGTCATGTGCTAATGATGTGTTTGTAGTACATAACTGTAGGTGTGTTACTGTGTAATTCAGCACCAGAGGCGTAAAACACAGCTGTGCGTTTGTGCGTGAGGCTGAAGGGTGTGCGAGTTTAGCTGAGACGCTGATTGAAATGTATGTGAAGGGTGCCTAGAGGCACTGTGGCAGTAATTACCAGTAattaacagagagaaagagagagaactagataagaaagggaaggagagagagaacgagagagcatTTTTCATAGTCATGTGCTCTTCTGTCTACATTCCTCCTTCCTGATGCCTTTTATCATTCAATACACTAATTCCTTTTTGTCAAGTAATAACATTAAAAACGTTCACTTACTTTTGGAATACAAATATTCCTATAACTACCGCGAAGGAGATGAGGTCGGCTGCCACCCAGATCAGGCAATATTCATCTGGACTCTGGAACGACACGGACAATAAATCAGTCTATACCACAAGATGTCGATGTCCACAAAACAAACTGAGCATGGACTAATACAACAAAACTCAACcctagacaaaaaaaaaaaacattctaaaatgatGTAACAGTGGATACTATTTGACTAGGTAGGACGTCGgactaaatatttttttctcacGCATGCCAACTGAGTGGGCGCAAAATGTACATGAGCTCTGTCATATGGAACTCGGTGTGAGTCTCTCTCCATTTGAGGTTGCTAGCAGACAGGGCTGGCAGATGCCATGCTAGCCACACTCTCAGCCCAGCCTGGGAGCTCCCCTGCTAGTGCCCATTATGCCACCACAGAGAGGGGCATGGGAAGGCTCTCTGGGCATGTTTACCACCATCTAcgtgtgtgggagtgttttTATGTAT belongs to Hypomesus transpacificus isolate Combined female chromosome 15, fHypTra1, whole genome shotgun sequence and includes:
- the hspa13 gene encoding heat shock 70 kDa protein 13, with the protein product MAGEMSIFGGTILALFLAGYLGQQYLPPPKPRVIGLDLGTTFCSVGVFHPGTGEVEVIGDEEGRNSIPSAVSFTTTEVLVGHDAQDLADSNPQNTIYDAKRFIGKLFEQELLEQESARYPFKVINNNGSAEFLVSTNQTFTVTPEFIGSRLLLKMKKMAERHLGVPIQRAVISVPAEFDERQRNYTIRAANLAGLEILRVINEPTAAAMAYGLHKVDVFNVLVVDLGGGTLDVSLLNKQGGMFLTRAMAGNNKLGGQDFSQRLLQYTMEQVHQQYGLPPTLKEDIHRLRQTVEAAKLNLTLQPSVQLQVALHLDAPESLEVPQGSTKGPVLFQAVVTRELFEELNADLFRKILDPVETVLAEGHLGKEEVDEIVLVGGSTRIPRIRRLISEYFGKEPNTSVDPDLAVVTGVAIQAGIMGGSWPLQVSAIEIPNRHLRKTNFN